The Scatophagus argus isolate fScaArg1 chromosome 20, fScaArg1.pri, whole genome shotgun sequence genome window below encodes:
- the tbca gene encoding tubulin-specific chaperone A, with protein sequence MTDPRLRQIKIKTGIVKRLAKEENMYKTEAKQQEEKVERLKAEAGDEYVIKKQMEVLQESKMMIPDCHHRLVKAHADLLQLLETEEDLSESEEYKEARNMLDSVKLEG encoded by the exons ATGACGGATCCAAGACTACGGCAAATAAAGATCAAAACTGGAATCGTTAAGAG GCTGGCCAAGGAGGAGAACATGTACAAAACCGAGGcgaagcagcaggaggagaaggttGAGCGGCTGAAGGCAGAGGCAGGAGATGAGTATGTCATCAAGAAACAG ATGGAGGTGTTGCAGGAATCCAAAATGATGATCCCAGACTGTCACCACCGTCTGGTCAAAGCGCACGCTGATCTGCTTCAGTTATTA gaaacagaagaggatCTGAGCGAATCAGAGGAGTACAAAGAAGCTAGAAACATGTTGGACTCAGTGAAGCTTGAAGGATGA